Genomic window (Oncorhynchus mykiss isolate Arlee chromosome 21, USDA_OmykA_1.1, whole genome shotgun sequence):
CCGTTTCCACCAGTAAGAACACCACCAAGCCCAAAACCAGGATATGCAACGCCAACATTGAACTCATccgctccccctcccctcctggcAAGAATACACCTCTGATTCTGAAAAGGACAGTCAGAGTGGAACCAGTCATGGTGAGTGTCACTCCTGTCCCTAACCCTGAGGATGCCAGTGAATCTACGGTCACTACACTGTTATATGAAAGACCACTTGTTTCAGACACAGAGGCCTCTACTCCTAGTGAAATGGTCCTGGGGGAGGTGATGCTCTCAGAGACCCAGGCTGCAGTGTGTGAGGTGAACAGAGAACTATCTGGAGACAGTGGTGGGATACTGACAGCCTCATGCTTGAACCTGTCTGGTGAGACACAGACACTGCAGCAGCTGGATACACTGGACTCCACTGTGACTGTGCTCTGCTGTGAATCCGTCGTCCCTGTCGGTCGTTTCTCTGAATGTGAAGCCACGGTGGACGCCCTCCACGTGGCCCTCGGTCAGACGTTTAGGATCTTCCCTCTGGAGCTGCGGAGGGAGGAGTGGGTGGGAGACCGGGAGGAGGGCCCCGAGGAGGGGGGACACATCTCTGTGTACGAGCACTCCTACTCCAAACAGGACACGGACCAGGAACAGCTGTGGAGGAAGACAGCCAGCCTCCACACCAAGATCATGGAGCTGGATAGGAGAGAGGAAAGTACCATGGCTAAAATACGATCGCTTGAGAGCGAGATGGCACATCTGAAGAAGAGCAACGTTGttttaaaagaaaagcagaaATTACTAGAGGACTATATTACTTCTGCGTTGCTCTGATGTCTTAACCTTAGTGCTCTGTTTCCATTAACAACGGTCTTTCTAATGAGATGTATTTTGTCTAGTTATTACAGGGTTATTACAGGGTTATTACAGGGTTATTACAGTCTCAATCACTTGTACTTATTTATTATCTGTTTACATGTTTCACCAGAGTTATATTACTTACTAGTAGTGAAGCCCTTCTCAAAGAGCGTTGGCCAAGGCTACAATCTGTTCTACAGCACGTTCTAGCTCTTCCGTTTGTCTCCGCTAGGTGGCACTGTGTCTTTAGGACAGGCCCTGGCACGATGCACTACTGTTTCATGTTTCGACATCACTGACTGACATATTGTCAATATTAGTGGTGTAATTTGGAGCGTTTTAAGGGACGTGATATTCCCTATTCTTGTGCTACAGATGGCTGCTTGTTTTATTCAATGGTATAGTATTCGTATATCATATCAAATCTACTGTGCGGTCATACGGATCCTTACTGGTTATTAATGTATAAAAAGGTGTTTTTCACTAATGTTTTATGTTTATTTGGATAATAACAAGCAGCCTGCGGTACGTAAGTATCCGAGTGACTGAGACGACTACACCGTTTTAGGTGCATCTTCTTGGTTCTAATTAAATGGTTGAATAGGAAAATGTGCAATGCTTGCTCactattcaaaatatattttttatccaAGCAACTATTAAAAGCTTGACGTTTCGGGTCTTCGGCAATTTCCTTAAATAGACAGGTTCTGATAAATGAACCGGTTCTGGTGAAGACCATTGAAGGCCGAAACGTCAAGCTTTTAATACTTTCTCAAATAAAATCATATATTTGAATGTTAAACAAGCTTTGCACCTTTTTGATGATGTAACTGGTTGCTCCTTGACTCCCATTGGTTGGGCGTCCTCTACTTCTTTCCATAAAGAAATTAAATGGTCAACTGATTTCTC
Coding sequences:
- the LOC110490628 gene encoding THAP domain-containing protein 5 isoform X1, with protein sequence MPRYCAVKLCKNRGGTPSKENKRISFYPFPLQDEVRLQIWVDNMKREEWTPSRHQYLCSEHFTEDCFDLRWGIRYLKHTAFPTIFPHTHDDEDKTVSTSKNTTKPKTRICNANIELIRSPSPPGKNTPLILKRTVRVEPVMVSVTPVPNPEDASESTVTTLLYERPLVSDTEASTPSEMVLGEVMLSETQAAVCEVNRELSGDSGGILTASCLNLSGETQTLQQLDTLDSTVTVLCCESVVPVGRFSECEATVDALHVALGQTFRIFPLELRREEWVGDREEGPEEGGHISVYEHSYSKQDTDQEQLWRKTASLHTKIMELDRREESTMAKIRSLESEMAHLKKSNVVLKEKQKLLEDYITSALL
- the LOC110490628 gene encoding THAP domain-containing protein 5 isoform X2 is translated as MKREEWTPSRHQYLCSEHFTEDCFDLRWGIRYLKHTAFPTIFPHTHDDEDKTVSTSKNTTKPKTRICNANIELIRSPSPPGKNTPLILKRTVRVEPVMVSVTPVPNPEDASESTVTTLLYERPLVSDTEASTPSEMVLGEVMLSETQAAVCEVNRELSGDSGGILTASCLNLSGETQTLQQLDTLDSTVTVLCCESVVPVGRFSECEATVDALHVALGQTFRIFPLELRREEWVGDREEGPEEGGHISVYEHSYSKQDTDQEQLWRKTASLHTKIMELDRREESTMAKIRSLESEMAHLKKSNVVLKEKQKLLEDYITSALL